In one window of Rhodospirillaceae bacterium DNA:
- a CDS encoding peptidase, which produces MLVHLVLLVLFLVFCACIFVGPSIWFRSIMEQHNRERPEFPGTGADLARHLLDNLQLEHVKVEMAPTQHGDHYDPRAKVVRLSPDNFNKKSLSGIVVAAHEVGHAIQDRDGDKRLKARQQLVVMAIWAQRAGVAISYLSPLTGALVSVRLMPLQIVLGILIMGLRVVADLVTLPVEYDASFNKALVILGAEKIISPEDMPAARKILTAAAWTYAAGSLRSLVDIFRWYRLFKGRP; this is translated from the coding sequence CTGCTAGTGCACTTAGTCCTTTTAGTGTTATTTCTCGTATTCTGCGCTTGTATATTTGTCGGCCCCTCCATTTGGTTTCGCTCAATTATGGAGCAACACAATAGAGAACGGCCAGAGTTTCCAGGGACAGGGGCTGACCTAGCTCGACACCTTTTAGACAACTTGCAACTTGAACATGTGAAGGTGGAAATGGCCCCCACTCAACATGGAGACCACTATGATCCCCGAGCAAAAGTGGTCCGCCTTAGCCCGGATAATTTTAATAAAAAAAGCCTTTCAGGCATTGTAGTCGCAGCACACGAGGTGGGCCATGCTATCCAAGATAGAGATGGAGATAAAAGGCTTAAAGCTCGACAGCAACTGGTCGTTATGGCTATTTGGGCACAGAGAGCTGGTGTCGCAATTTCCTACCTTTCGCCCCTGACAGGCGCTTTGGTGTCAGTCCGACTAATGCCACTTCAGATTGTTTTGGGGATTTTGATTATGGGGCTACGAGTTGTGGCAGACCTAGTAACACTACCCGTTGAGTATGATGCAAGCTTCAACAAAGCATTAGTCATTTTGGGGGCAGAGAAAATTATTTCTCCCGAAGACATGCCCGCCGCAAGAAAAATACTTACAGCCGCCGCATGGACCTATGCCGCTGGCTCCCTGCGAAGCCTCGTTGATATCTTCAGGTGGTACAGACTATTTAAGGGACGACCCTAA